Within Scyliorhinus torazame isolate Kashiwa2021f chromosome 9, sScyTor2.1, whole genome shotgun sequence, the genomic segment CTATTTCTAAAAGAAGCTGAGGCAGTGTTACTGAATACCTGTGTGGTCTCGGGCATTTCATTTTTCTGGCTTTGAGTTTTGGcctccctccctctaccacccCTCCCACGTCCATGTAGTCCCTACCTGCTCCTTCAGTCAAGACATTGACTGGGCTTTTAGAGCCCCTCTCAAGGCAGAGGCGGCCCACCAGTGGCCGCCAGCGAGGCCTTCCAGTGCCGCTGAAGCCTGCGGTATTTTGCAATGCTCACCCGTACCACCACCAGGGAAGCGGGACTGGAGGATTCCACCGGCGAGAAGGGCTGGAAAATGCTACCAGCTGTGACCAGTCTGTTCTGAGGAGACACTTGCTCTTGTTCGGTATCACCAGTATTCTTAGGTTTTGCCGTGTTTACTGATAGGGTGTGCCGTCAAAatgaaattggataaatatttgaaaggaaATGTTTTCACAAATACCAGGAAAaagcaggagagtgggactaactggattacTCTTCAAAAGAGCTAGTGGAGACCCAATGTGCCAAACGGTACTGTTCACCTCACAGGATTCCAAACTTCAGTTGCTGTTCCATTCTGCGTATAATGTTGCGGCCCATTTAATTTCAGTGAGGGGAGCAGAAACAAATCAGACCCAGACACACATTTGAAAGACCATGATGATATCAAACTAACATGAGCGGTTTATTACTGTTTGCTATTTGTATTGTGATTGAACGATGTATTATTTGTAACCTGGCCAAACCATATAATCTTTATATTATGAATGAGTGACAATATTATGATTAATTATATTCCGAACATCAAATCTCGGCTCAGTTTTTAAAAAAGCGTTAAAAGAAACGATACTCCTATCCCATTCAGCGGCAAGTGTATAACGCACAGCATTGTAATGTCAAATCCTGAGTACAATCCCAAAAGGTACACCTTTCTCCATTTCAGCAAGCACGTATTAACTGAAGATGTGATTTACCGTGAGGTAACCTCTGACAATAAGCTGGTTTCCAGAAGACTGTTTACAAAGACTAACCGCCTGCCTCGCTGGGGAGGGATGGTCTTCCCTGCTAACCTGGCACAGTCTGTCTTTGTTATCGAAGATTCCGTGGTCGACCTTCAAAACCGAACTTTTACCACTTTAACATGGAATGTTAACCACACGCGCCTCATGGTGAGTGCTGCCTTCTCCTTTGTGCACTAACCGTGCTTGAGATCACACTGCCTGTTTTCTCCATTATTTTTGAGTGCATTTGTTTTTTGAAAATGGAATGAAGCTTTCCAATGAAACCAAAACACAGATACAGCTGTTTTTTAaagtaataatttttattgtcacaagtaggcttacattaacactgtaatgatgttactgtgaaaagcccctagtcgccgcattacggcgcctgtttgggtgcacaaggagaattcagaatgtccaaattacccaacagcacgtttttcggaacttgtgggaggaaacacagacagtgacacaagccgggaatcgaacctgggaccctggagctgtgaagcagcagtgctacccactgctgaAAATGACTCTGGTAGAGATGGTGACCGATCCAAGTATCAAACACTGGCTGCAGTCtgccctctgagtcagaaggttgtttgTGTCTTCAAGCCCCACTCCATAATGTGAGCACAGAATCTAGACTGCCCCTACAATGCAGGACCCTGGGAGTGATTCAGTGTGGGAGGTGCCGTTTTGCAAATCAGATGCGAGATCAAGGCCACACCTGCCTCTTCAGGTCCAAGGTCCCATAGCATTTTCTTGATGAGAAGGAAGATCTCCTGCCATCCGAACATAAGAacattagaaataggagcaggattaggccaataTTAATCCCTCAGTCAAAACCATTCACCAGATTCATAAACACAACAGCCAGATCCCACAAAGAGCGGTGCAATCGATGACCagctaatgggcggcacggtggttagcactgctgcatcacaacaccagggacccgggtacaattccaaCTTCGGGTCCCTGACGGTGtgaagtatgcacgttctccccgtgtctgcgtgggtttcctccgggtgcttcggtttcctcccactgtccgaagatgtgcaggttaggtgggttggcaatgctaaattgcccttaatgtccagggatgtgcaggttaggttatgtggttacggggatagagtggggtggaCACTCTTAAATGAACAGGgcgctcattcaaagggtcggtacagactcgatgggccgaatggcctccttctgcactgtcgggattcgatTCTAATCGATTTCAGTAAACTAGCTGATGGATTGAAGTTGCCCATGACACTGGGAGAGCCCCCCTCTTTTCGCCAAGCGAAGAATTTTGTACTTTCATTTTggacagattggattggattggatttgtttattgtcacgtgtaccgaggtacagtgaagagtatttttctgcgagcagctcaacagatcattaagtacatgggaagaaaggggaataaaagaaaatacataatagggcaacacaacatatacaatgtaactacataagcactggcatcggatgaagcatacagggtgtagtgttaatgaagtcagtccataagagggtcatttaggagtctggtgacagtggggaagaagctgtttttgagtctgtttgtgcgtgttctcagatttctgtatctcctgcccgatggaagaagttggaagagtgagtaagccgggtgggaggggtctttgtttatgctgcccgctttccccaggcagcgggaggtgtagatggagtcaatggatgggaagcaggtttgtgtgatggactgggcggtgttcacgactctctgaagtgtcttgcggtcctgggccgaacagttgccataccaggctgtgatgcagctcgataggatgctttctatgggtcatctgtaaaagttggtaagggttaatgtggacctgccaaatttccttagtttcctgaggaagtataggcgctgttgtgctttcttggtggtagcgtcgacgtgggtggaccagggcagatttttggagatgtgcacccctaggaatttgaaactgctaaccatctccacctcggccccgttgatgctgacaggggtgtgtacagtactttgcttcctgaagtcaattaccagctctttagttttgctggcactgagggagagattgttgtcgctacaccactccactaaactctctatctccctcctgtattcagactcgtcgttattcgagatcccgcccactatggtcgtatcgtcagcaaacttgtagatggagttggaaccaagttttgccacgcagtcgtgtgtgtacagggagtagagtagggggctaagtacgcagccttgcggggcgccggtgttgaggactattgtggaggaggtgttgttgttcattcttactgattgtggtctgttggtcagaaaatcgaggatccagttgcagagtggggagccaagtcctaggttttggagctttgatatgagcttggctgggattatggtgttgaaggcagagctgtagtcaataaataggagtctaatgtaggagtccttgttttcgagatgctctagggatgagtgtagggccagggaaatggtgtcttatgtggaccggttgcagcgttatgcgaattgcagtggatcaaggcgttctgggagtatggaggtgatgcgcttcatgatcaacctctcgaagcacttcattacgactgaagtcagggccactggtcggtagtcattgaggcacgttgcctggttcttctttggtaccggtatgatggtggtcttcttgaagcaggtggggacctcggagtggagtagggacaggttaaagatgtccgcgaatacctctgccagctggtccacgcaggctctgagtgcacgaccagggatcccgtccgggcccgtcgccttccaagggttcactttcaagaaggccaatctgacttcggaagctgtgatggtgggtatgggtgaattatgggctgctggggcactcgacagcggattgttggttacctgctcgaaccgagcatggaatacattgagttcatcggggaggggtgcgctgctgccagagaaactgttcggcttcgctttgtagcccgttatgttctttagtccttgccacaaccgccgagaatctgtctgtgactctagcttggtttataTTTAGGCAAGACCCATTGAGAAGACAGCAcctcgacactccctcagtgctgcactgaatgGTGCCAAATCTGTGTTTGAGTCAAGATGTTACCAACGGAACAAAGTAGACACACAACATGAGTGATATAACTTGACAGTCATTAACCTTTTGTTCCTTAATTGGCTGAAAACCATCTCCCAAGACTGACTTTTCAACGGTGCAGGCCCTTTCAGATTGGATGGCAAGATCTGGGCAGGGAAGGCAAGCAGTTATGTAAAGAATTTCCCACATTATGAGAAGGGAGCGGGGGGGTATTTCACAGTGCAGGCATTCCCAAACTACAGAAGATCAATCCTTTATCGCTGATGTCTCCTGATTGAGTGGCTGGATGTTTGGGAAGCGCTGTTTTTGGGACTGTGGATGAATCCTACATGAGAACATCACTGCGACGTCGCTGCTAGGCACAATGTAGGTTAGCTTCCCCACCCATATCTTACATTATGTCCATAAACACTAATATTTATTAAACATGGTGTGAAAAGTGAGATTGAGAATATATGATCTTGGAAAGTTCAGAGTTAAAACTTGTGGTAAATGTGTTTGCTTCACCTCATGTGGCCATCACAGAACAAACATTCCCAACAATTTCAAACCTTTGAAACTGCGCTTTTCATTAATTTCAGCAGGTAGAGGAAAAATGTACATATCGTCCGAATCCAGAAAATCTGATGTGGACACAGGTCCAACGTGAGGCGTGGGTCACTTCAAATGTATTTGGTTTTTCACGAGCAATTCAGGTAATGGCCTATCAGCGTTTAAGTGCATGTGTGATTTTGTTGCAATTTTCTGCTCTTCAGTCGGGTATACTGGAGTCGCAACATGTGAAAACAGCATGAGGATTCTGGATGGAATAGATGGAGAGGAACAGCTTCCATTGTGGAAGGATTGAGAGGTAGAGGGGGCAGGGTGTTCCCAcaacacatggattgcagcggttcaagaagggagctcgCCACCACCATCTCAAGAGCAATGAGGGAGAGACAATATATTCTGGACTTGGCAGTGATGCCCACACCTCATGAACGATTAAGTGAAGAAGAAAACACTGATATAAGCTCATTGGTAAAATAAACAATTTTGCCTTTATTgtgaggggattggagtacagggataaagaagtcttgctacggTTGTACAAGGTTTTGGTGAGACTGCATTTGGAgtactttgtgcagttttggtctctacaTTTAAGAGAGGATTATACgtgcattggaggtggtacagagaaggttcactagattggtccctgggatgagggactTGTCCTATGAGGAAAAAAATTGGGCTGACATTCTCAGGAGGTAagaagaatgagagacaatctcattgagacctacaagattctgagggggtttgatagggtggacgcTGGAAGATTGTTATGGATGCTCCATCGTCAAATGTATTAACGGCTGGGGTTAACAGATTTTTAGTCTCaaggggaattaagggatatgggagtaGACAGGAAAATGGGATTGAAGCCacgatcatccatgatcatattgaatggtgcggCAGGCTTGATGGGCAATATGGTCTACTCCATCTCCTACTTCTTTTGTTCTTGTTCAACAGCGACGTAGCCATCTTTTTTATACAGTGAGTGGTCAGGTTCTGAATTGCACTGCCTGAGTGAATCTGCCTGTGGAGGCAAAATCCATCAgagctttcaaaaaaaaaaagtggACAAGCACCTGAAAAGAGAaaatttgcagggctacagggaagagGTAAGGTGATGGGACCATCTGATTTGCTCTTGTAGAGAGCTGGCATAGACacaactgggctgaatggcctcctagacATTAAGCATTCTATGATTCTCAAGGCTATTGGAAACAGTTAATAATCAATAGCTTTGCTAGCAACCCCCACATCACGTCAATGAAGTTTAAAAATGTTAGGTGTGGTTTCAcgaagggacggcacggtggcacagtggttagcactgctgcctcacagcaccgaggacctgggttcaataccgtcccagggtcactgttcgtgcggagtttacacattcttcccgtgtctgcatgggtctcacctccacaaccctaagatgtgcagagtaggtggatggccacaataaattgccccttaattggaaaaaagtaattgagtactctaaatctatattaaAAAAATTATGTGATTTCACAATTAGGCAGCACTTGCTGGACAATCCCAAGTTGTGCCAAGGATTACACTAACAACCAAGATCACTTACACTTGCTAGAAGCTACCTATATTTATACAGCGGGACCTGGCCTCTGCAAGCAAAAGAAACATGTCCAGGTATTACACATTTTTTAATTAAACAAAAGCATTGGGGACAATAATTTCCTGGTACATTGTTCATGGCAACACCTTGACCAACCAGAGTCGACTTGCCACCGAATCAGCGTCCTTTGTTCATGCACTAAATGGTTGCTCCTGATACTGATGAGAGCTACACAAACAGTCGAGAGAGAGcatgtctctttttccagcaaAACAAAAGTGGTGTACACAGTGCCTGTGGGCTCATTCAATGTTGGTTTACATTGGCATGATGAGAAGCTCACTGGATAGTGATACCTCAGATCAGTTTTCACACTGTTGTCCTTTGTAAAGTAAAAAGTTTCTTCCTCCTCTTTGAGTTCTCTGCCCGAAGGCAGGTCTGACCCATAGCGCCACCAtgggtagggcaaggaggcaggtcccgaATCCACCCCAGCCGGAACAGGAATTGATCCCCGTGTtattggcaccaatctgatcccaACCAGGCCCCCGCGGCATCAGTGTTGTGGCAGCATACGCCTCAACATGCATGTTGTTGTGCGGAGCTGTGGCTAGTGATTATAGAGGTTCcgatttctttccatcacatgactgAGCAGAAATCTTTTTCGCTCTTGCCACCTGCCATTGGTGTACATTGGAAGGATTTATAAGTTGATACACAACCTGTTTGGGCACATTATGAATGCATCTTCCTTGGTCATCCTGGGGTGGGACTTAAACCCCAGGCTTCTGGCTCAGAGAATAGGGACACTACCCATTCACAAGACCTCCTTAGTAGTTTCCTAAAGTCCTCTATAGTAGTGAC encodes:
- the LOC140429101 gene encoding PRELI domain-containing protein 1, mitochondrial-like isoform X2; translation: MVKHFFDLSTLKSTWDQVSSAFWQRYPNPFSKHVLTEDVIYREVTSDNKLVSRRLFTKTNRLPRWGGMVFPANLAQSVFVIEDSVVDLQNRTFTTLTWNVNHTRLMVEEKCTYRPNPENLMWTQVQREAWVTSNVFGFSRAIQEFGLARFRRNQLKATEGFEYILSHLQGELPPKTLKETAKEATEKAKGTALAATEKAKDLASKAAPQKAKQFV
- the LOC140429101 gene encoding PRELI domain-containing protein 1, mitochondrial-like isoform X1, which gives rise to MVKHFFDLSTLKSTWDQVSSAFWQRYPNPFSKHVLTEDVIYREVTSDNKLVSRRLFTKTNRLPRWGGMVFPANLAQSVFVIEDSVVDLQNRTFTTLTWNVNHTRLMQVEEKCTYRPNPENLMWTQVQREAWVTSNVFGFSRAIQEFGLARFRRNQLKATEGFEYILSHLQGELPPKTLKETAKEATEKAKGTALAATEKAKDLASKAAPQKAKQFV